One segment of Streptosporangium brasiliense DNA contains the following:
- a CDS encoding amidase encodes MSWVGKSAVEMAEAVRRGEATAPAIVEEHLRMIAKYDGRIGAFRKVRAERALAEARTVQEREDLAGLPLAGVPVAVKDNIAVRGEATRNGSAATSNAAAAEDHPVVARLRAAGAVVVGITNVPELCLVGFSDSVYGVTRNPWDLKRTPGGSSSGSAAAVAAGMVPLAHGNDGLGSLRIPAACCGLVSIKPGREVVPPPGHGWDGLSENGPLATTVTDLALALAVMAGDMSLATPGESESLEIGSAIDDYPGGLTPSEPMKLRIAVAPAPLPPGFTMDAEFQAAAVEAADTLGAAGHTVVEHGARMPGWLGSATIATWLACAAADAEGLDPRRLERRTRSLARAGRLLARLGMDGSAGRDRWRAHGADQWFGNADVLVTPTLATVPPAAERWGRRGLLANMRTNLTYAPATGAWNMAGWPAMTVPYGWHSTGMPIGVQLVAAPGGEAQLLALAIQLESAHPWLRHAPLD; translated from the coding sequence ATGTCGTGGGTGGGGAAGTCCGCAGTGGAGATGGCGGAGGCCGTGCGACGGGGAGAGGCGACCGCCCCGGCGATCGTCGAGGAGCACCTGCGGATGATCGCCAAGTATGACGGGCGCATCGGGGCCTTCCGCAAGGTCCGCGCCGAGCGGGCGCTCGCCGAGGCACGGACCGTGCAGGAGCGGGAGGATCTGGCCGGGCTGCCGCTCGCCGGGGTCCCGGTCGCCGTCAAGGACAACATCGCGGTCCGGGGCGAGGCGACGCGGAACGGCTCCGCGGCGACGTCGAACGCCGCCGCGGCCGAGGACCACCCGGTGGTGGCCAGGCTCAGGGCGGCCGGGGCGGTGGTCGTGGGCATCACCAACGTGCCGGAGCTGTGCCTGGTGGGGTTCTCCGACAGCGTGTACGGCGTGACGCGCAACCCGTGGGACCTGAAGCGCACGCCGGGCGGGTCGTCGAGCGGGAGCGCGGCCGCCGTGGCCGCGGGGATGGTCCCGCTGGCCCACGGCAACGACGGTCTCGGTTCGCTGCGCATCCCGGCCGCCTGCTGCGGGCTCGTCTCGATCAAGCCGGGCCGGGAGGTGGTCCCGCCGCCCGGGCACGGCTGGGACGGGCTGTCGGAGAACGGCCCGCTGGCCACGACCGTGACCGACCTCGCCCTGGCACTGGCGGTGATGGCGGGCGACATGTCCCTGGCCACGCCCGGGGAGAGCGAATCCCTCGAAATCGGCAGCGCCATCGACGACTACCCGGGCGGGCTCACCCCTTCGGAGCCGATGAAGCTGCGGATCGCGGTGGCCCCGGCCCCGCTGCCCCCGGGGTTCACGATGGACGCCGAGTTCCAGGCGGCGGCCGTCGAGGCGGCCGACACGCTCGGCGCCGCCGGGCACACCGTGGTGGAGCACGGCGCCCGGATGCCGGGCTGGCTGGGCTCGGCCACGATCGCCACCTGGCTGGCGTGCGCCGCGGCGGACGCCGAGGGGCTCGACCCGCGCAGACTGGAGCGCCGCACCAGGTCACTGGCCAGGGCAGGCCGGCTGCTCGCGAGGCTCGGGATGGACGGCTCGGCGGGCCGTGACCGCTGGCGCGCCCACGGGGCCGACCAGTGGTTCGGCAACGCCGACGTGCTCGTCACCCCGACGCTCGCCACCGTCCCCCCGGCCGCCGAGCGCTGGGGCCGCCGCGGGCTGCTGGCCAACATGCGCACCAACCTGACCTACGCCCCGGCCACCGGGGCCTGGAACATGGCCGGCTGGCCCGCCATGACCGTCCCGTACGGCTGGCACTCCACCGGCATGCCCATCGGGGTCCAGCTCGTCGCCGCTCCGGGCGGCGAGGCGCAGCTCCTGGCTCTGGCCATCCAGTTGGAGAGCGCCCACCCCTGGCTCCGCCACGCCCCGCTCGACTGA
- a CDS encoding aldehyde dehydrogenase family protein, giving the protein MSKAERSSGREPVRLAVRKTYKLYIGGAFPRSESGRSYVVTSSKGAFLANASKASRKDARDAVSAARKAFGGWSGATPYNRGQILYRVAEMLESRRAQFVAELAEAGTAKAGTVVDAAVDRLVWYAGWADKIAAVAGSTNPVAGPYFNVSSPEPTGVVAVVAPDEPLLGLVSVIAPVIVTGNTCVVIAGERAPLPAITLAEVLATSDLPGGVVNILTGSVKEIAPWLAAHMDVNAIDLTGVADPELAVACEEAAAENLKRVLRPATPDWSADPGTRRLTAFLETKTVWHPTGV; this is encoded by the coding sequence ATGAGTAAGGCGGAGCGGTCGAGTGGCCGCGAGCCCGTACGGCTGGCCGTGCGCAAGACATACAAGCTGTACATCGGCGGGGCGTTCCCGCGTTCGGAGAGCGGAAGGTCCTACGTGGTGACCTCCTCCAAGGGCGCCTTCCTGGCCAACGCGTCCAAGGCCTCCCGCAAGGACGCCCGTGACGCGGTCTCCGCCGCCCGCAAGGCGTTCGGCGGCTGGTCCGGCGCGACGCCGTACAACCGGGGGCAGATCCTCTACCGCGTCGCCGAGATGCTGGAGAGCCGCCGGGCGCAGTTCGTCGCCGAGCTGGCCGAGGCGGGGACGGCGAAGGCCGGGACCGTCGTGGACGCGGCCGTCGACCGGCTGGTCTGGTACGCCGGCTGGGCCGACAAGATCGCCGCGGTGGCCGGGTCCACCAACCCGGTCGCCGGACCGTACTTCAACGTCTCCTCGCCGGAGCCGACCGGCGTGGTCGCGGTGGTCGCCCCGGACGAGCCCCTGCTCGGGCTCGTCTCGGTGATCGCCCCGGTGATCGTCACGGGCAACACCTGCGTCGTGATCGCCGGTGAGCGGGCCCCGCTGCCCGCCATCACCCTGGCCGAGGTGCTCGCCACCTCCGACCTGCCCGGCGGTGTGGTCAACATCCTCACCGGGTCGGTCAAGGAGATCGCCCCCTGGCTGGCCGCGCACATGGACGTCAACGCCATCGACCTCACCGGGGTCGCCGACCCGGAGCTGGCGGTCGCGTGCGAGGAGGCGGCGGCGGAGAACCTCAAGCGCGTCCTGCGTCCCGCCACGCCCGACTGGTCGGCCGACCCCGGCACCAGGCGCCTGACGGCCTTCCTGGAGACCAAGACCGTCTGGCACCCCACCGGCGTCTGA